DNA from Acetobacter aceti NBRC 14818:
CGCACCATCAGCATGCACACCAGAAGCAGGACCGCACCGACATAATAAAGGACGAGTTTCGCGTGGTCACTCTGGATATCCCAGCCATCCAGCGTGCGCAGATCGGTAATGCCGTTGACGCCGCCCGTATAGCCCTGCTGCCCGATAATCAGAATGGTCAGGATCGACGCGATCGCCTGAGTAATGATCGCAAAATAGGTGCCACCCACACGACGGCGGAACATGGCTATACCAATCACCATGGCCAGAAGTGTGGGGACTGCCAGCACGGCCAGAAGCGTGAAGGAGAAGCTGTGGAATGGCTTCCAGAACCACGGCAAGGCTGTGATCTGGTTCCAATCCATGAAATCGGGAATCCCCGGAGTGGACTGGCTCTTGGTCGCTTCTGGTGTCGAGGCCTGAAGTTTCAGGAACATCGCCATACAATATCCGCCAAGGCCAAAGAATATTCCCTGTCCCAGACTGAGAATTCCCGTGTCACCCCAGCAGGCGACCAACCCGATCGCCACAAAGGCATAGGTCAGATATTTTCCGACCAGCGTCAGGCGAAATGCATCCAGCCCCGCAGGCAGCACGACCAGAAGAACCACGGCGAGGATACTGAAGAACAGAATATCCTTGCGGTTCTGAAGGGAAAGCATGTCTTTCTCCCGAAATATGGAAATTTTGGTCTGAATGTGTGTCGGTCTCTTCAACGCCGGACCTTGATGGCAAACAGGCCCTGAGGACGGATCATCAGAATCCCCACGACCGTCAGCAGGACGATCACCTGCGCCATAGAACCGTTGAAGAAGAACTCGAGGATTGAGCGCACCTGTGAAATGCTGAAAGCCGAGGCGATTGTGCCGCCCAGACTTTCTGTCCCGCCGAAAGCCACTACGAGAAACGTGTCCACGATATACTGCTGTCCCGCCGTAGGACTGGTGGAGCCGATCATGGTGAAGGCTGCGCCAGCGACACCAGCAACCCCACAACCGAGGCCGAATGTTGTGCGATCGACCCATTCAGTATTGATACCAACCGCTCCGGCCATGGTCCGGTTCTGCATAACAGCCCGGACCTGCTTGCCCCAGCCAGAGCGGTAGAGGAGCGCATAGACACCTCCGGTAATCAGCAGTGTCAGGGAGATGACGATCATACCGTTGATCGGGATCTGGATGGTGTCGGTCAGGTCCCACGACCCCATCATCCACGATGGCAGTGTCACACCGACCTCGCGCGCGCCGAACGTGGAGCGCAAAACCTGTTGCAGGATCAGGCTGACACCCCATGTTGCAAGCAGCGTGTCGAGTGGCCGTTTGTAGAGGAAGCGTATCAGAGACCATTCCAGCAACATCCCGATAGCTCCAGCGACGATGAAGGCCAGGATGACAGCGAAGAAGAAGTAAAGACCGAACAGGCCGGGCATCCATCGCTCGAATATCTGCGAACAGACATAGGTCGTGTAGGCACCCAGAATCATGAATTCGCCATGCGCCATGTTGATGACGCCCATCTGGCCGAACACGATCGCCAGCCCCAGCGCCATCAGGAGAAAAACCGAAAACAGAATGAGTCCGGCAAAACTCTGCATGACGAAAATCGAAGCCAGATCGTTGATCGAATATCCCGCGAACATCGCGATCCCCCTGAGGAAGGACACACGGGCGCGACACAGGCAAGGACTGCCCGGACACGACCTATGATATGAAAATGTTTTCTGTAAAAAGCGTTTTTACTGATAGCCAACCGGGAAAGGGTTGGGCTCGATCAGATCCGGTGTCTGGTAGATGACATTGAACTGACCGTCCGTCCGGGCCTGCCCGACCAGCGTGCGGCTCCACAAGTGATGGTTTTTGGCGATACGGACATAACCTTCGGGTGCGTCCTTGAATTCGATCCCCGGCGATGCTTCGATGACCTTGTCGATATCGAATGATCCGGCTTTCTCAACACTCATTTTCCAAAGCCACGGTCCCAGATAGGCGGCCTGGGTCACATCGCCGATCACGCTGTTCTCTCCCCACATTTTCTTGAAAGCAGCAACGAATTTCTGATTTTCAGGTGTTGCGATGCTCTGGAAATATTTCATGCAGGCGTAAGCACCGGCAATATTCTCGCCGCCGATACCAAGGATTTCATCCTCAGTGACCGAAATGGTCATCAGATTATGCTTCGACAGATCCAGTCCCGCAGCTTTCAGCTGCTTGTAGAAGGCGACATTCGAACCACCGA
Protein-coding regions in this window:
- the urtB gene encoding urea ABC transporter permease subunit UrtB — its product is MFAGYSINDLASIFVMQSFAGLILFSVFLLMALGLAIVFGQMGVINMAHGEFMILGAYTTYVCSQIFERWMPGLFGLYFFFAVILAFIVAGAIGMLLEWSLIRFLYKRPLDTLLATWGVSLILQQVLRSTFGAREVGVTLPSWMMGSWDLTDTIQIPINGMIVISLTLLITGGVYALLYRSGWGKQVRAVMQNRTMAGAVGINTEWVDRTTFGLGCGVAGVAGAAFTMIGSTSPTAGQQYIVDTFLVVAFGGTESLGGTIASAFSISQVRSILEFFFNGSMAQVIVLLTVVGILMIRPQGLFAIKVRR
- the urtC gene encoding urea ABC transporter permease subunit UrtC — translated: MLSLQNRKDILFFSILAVVLLVVLPAGLDAFRLTLVGKYLTYAFVAIGLVACWGDTGILSLGQGIFFGLGGYCMAMFLKLQASTPEATKSQSTPGIPDFMDWNQITALPWFWKPFHSFSFTLLAVLAVPTLLAMVIGIAMFRRRVGGTYFAIITQAIASILTILIIGQQGYTGGVNGITDLRTLDGWDIQSDHAKLVLYYVGAVLLLVCMLMVRFVRRSKLGRILRAIRDQEDRVRFSGYNVANFKIFIFAFCAAMAGIGGALFTLEVGFMSPTFVGIVPSIEMVIYCAVGGRNSLFGAVYGTLVVNWARTSFSESLPELWTFAMGGLFIGIVLFLPGGLASLYRTYLDRYVDRFLTVLGNRTSSTTDEPA